In Xylanivirga thermophila, the following proteins share a genomic window:
- a CDS encoding metallophosphoesterase family protein — protein sequence MGIKFIHMGDVHLDTPFQSTDEEMRIMLKRSLYDTFQIVINMAIQRDVDAILIAGDLFDSENLSFFSQKFLLSMFKLLKDRNIQVYYTPGNHDPIGYNILNIPWPDNVHIFSSAEPTTLPVKDKYGNNIAFITGVGHENATEGRNLAAVFPDAKECLPNIALLHCMVLDGGNPGLHDRYAPCTLSDIENKGYVYWALGHIHKRREICKSPVVVYPGNIMGRNPKEEGLKGVYYVEIENGLVNTKFYPVAPVCWLTIEVDGLEDIGNLYELENRLKQLVENRINSINAHNIKFVIRIILKGPCPLYHQLLNKEDIMAIEDSLRISLGALFIEILVSQITIPIDIDDYKGKPHILGTVLDMIDNIKEDDELLLKMKPEILAGYGQADEQESETDYLKKLLDGLDYEACVRLIGEIKNED from the coding sequence GATACCTTTCAGATTGTGATTAATATGGCAATACAAAGGGATGTAGATGCCATATTGATAGCAGGGGATCTTTTTGATAGTGAGAATCTAAGCTTTTTTAGTCAAAAATTTCTCCTATCCATGTTTAAATTATTAAAAGATAGGAATATACAGGTATATTATACTCCTGGCAATCATGATCCAATAGGCTATAATATATTGAATATACCATGGCCTGATAATGTACATATATTTAGTTCAGCAGAACCTACTACACTTCCTGTTAAAGATAAATATGGAAACAATATAGCTTTTATAACTGGTGTGGGACATGAAAATGCAACTGAAGGTAGAAATTTGGCAGCGGTATTTCCAGATGCTAAGGAATGTTTGCCAAACATAGCCCTTCTTCATTGTATGGTGTTAGATGGTGGGAACCCGGGACTGCATGATAGATATGCCCCATGCACATTATCTGATATAGAGAATAAGGGGTATGTGTATTGGGCGTTAGGTCATATACATAAAAGGCGGGAGATATGCAAAAGTCCTGTTGTGGTATATCCTGGAAATATTATGGGACGTAATCCCAAGGAAGAGGGCTTAAAAGGGGTGTACTATGTTGAGATAGAAAATGGCCTAGTGAACACCAAGTTCTATCCAGTAGCACCTGTATGCTGGCTTACGATAGAAGTAGATGGTTTGGAGGATATAGGAAATCTTTATGAGTTGGAAAATAGATTAAAACAGCTTGTTGAAAATAGGATAAATAGCATAAATGCTCATAATATAAAATTTGTAATACGTATAATATTAAAAGGTCCGTGCCCACTTTATCATCAGCTTCTAAACAAAGAGGATATTATGGCCATAGAGGACAGTTTGCGTATTTCTTTAGGAGCCCTATTTATAGAGATATTAGTTAGTCAGATAACTATTCCCATAGACATAGATGATTATAAGGGGAAGCCCCATATATTAGGGACTGTCCTTGATATGATAGACAATATAAAAGAAGATGATGAGCTGCTTTTAAAAATGAAGCCGGAGATATTAGCTGGTTATGGACAAGCAGATGAACAAGAAAGTGAAACAGACTATTTAAAGAAACTTCTAGATGGTTTGGATTATGAAGCCTGTGTACGTCTTATTGGAGAGATAAAAAATGAAGATTGA